A portion of the Cryptomeria japonica chromosome 5, Sugi_1.0, whole genome shotgun sequence genome contains these proteins:
- the LOC131028462 gene encoding protein ALTERED PHOSPHATE STARVATION RESPONSE 1 codes for MGCATSRVKNEEIVARCKARRRYMKEAVSSRHQFAAAHGCYLQALRNTGAALRQFAEGEAIDIGGAATRQQSLHHYAASTANSYSTQTCLTLPSPPPPPPEMSPYRATPSYATTPPPPPPDESPYAGGAVTSPHHWSTSSQHSNAAPPPPPPPPLQASAWDFWDPFLPVSPRRSIAMEEQQRKQTEWAAAAAAAAADQAQHHAQQNVKVQEWEDTTTITTLTTATEMEYERERGHYHGVHENAIDNTSMVSSWYTKDDSDMAMVVSRMMPKDIAAVVRDLDEYFLKASTAGKEVSGLLETSKAHFQTSIGEPTKNFEHPTKLFSALNWSWPSKSPHVARRDSVDLNNDDCGRQGSHCSTLERLYAWEKKLYEEVRLGESTKIEHDKKVALLRKLEIKGEDELKIEKTKADVKRLQSQIMVAFQAVDTTSAAILKLRENELYPQLVELSKGLMHMWRTMYECHQVQDHIVQQVKHLDNPASTEPTSDYHRHATIQLEAQVTAWYDSFCRLVKSHRDYMRAINGWLRLSLNQFKNEFEGIMENHQLLYALCEEWQLALERLPDQSVYGGIRSFMTVVHGIVVQQEEELKQGKKSESLSKELEKKLISLRNLESKYYNPYGTPDGRGTDSLVLKKAKIEALKRRVEEEKSKHLKSIRVSREMTLNNLQTGLPSVFQAMTGFSSVCMQAFETVYNQAKNFNPNPCIKRLT; via the exons ATGGGTTGTGCAACTTCCAGAGTGAAGAATGAGGAAATAGTGGCGAGATGTAAAGCGCGCAGGAGGTATATGAAAGAGGCGGTGAGTTCAAGACACCAGTTTGCGGCTGCTCATGGGTGTTATTTGCAGGCTCTGAGAAATACTGGAGCGGCGCTGAGACAATTCGCTGAGGGAGAGGCCATAGATATTGGCGGCGCCGCCACTCGCCAGCAATCTCTCCACCATTACGCCGCCTCTACTGCTAACAGTTATTCTACTCAGACGTGCCTTACTCTGCCCTCGCCGCCGCCTCCGCCGCCCGAAATGAGTCCCTATCGAGCAACTCCTAGTTATGCAACAACTCCGCCGCCACCTCCGCCCGATGAGTCCCCCTATGCTGGCGGCGCCGTCACTTCGCCCCACCACTGGAGCACCTCGTCTCAGCATTCCAACGCTGCCCCGCCGCCTCCACCGCCGCCTCCTCTACAAGCCTCGGCTTGGGACTTTTGGGATCCCTTTCTTCCTGTCTCACCAAGGCGATCCATTGCCATGGAAGAGCAGCAGAGGAAGCAGACGGAATGGGCGGCGGCGGCGGCAGCGGCGGCGGCGGATCAGGCGCAGCACCATGCTCAGCAGAATGTGAAAGTGCAGGAATGGGAGGACACCACCACCATTACTACTCTTACTACTGCTACTGAGATGGAATATGAACGTGAAAGAGGGCATTATCATGGGGTTCATGAAAATGCTATTGATAACACTTCCATGGTGAGCAGCTGGTATACTAAGGATGACTCTGATATGGCCATGGTTGTGTCCAGGATGATGCCTAAGGATATTGCAGCGGTTGTGAGAGATCTGGATGAGTATTTTCTCAAGGCTTCTACTGCTGGTAAAGAGGTTTCGGGCCTGCTGGAGACTAGCAAGGCCCATTTTCAGACCAGCATTGGCGAACCCACAA AGAACTTTGAGCATCCTACAAAACTATTCAGTGCGCTAAATTGGAGCTGGCCTTCTAAATCACCACATGTGGCGAGGAGAGACAGTGTTGATTTGAATAATGATGATTGTGGTAGACAAGGGAGCCATTGTTCTACGCTGGAAAGACTCTATGCATGGGAGAAAAAGCTGTATGAGGAAGTCAGG CTAGGTGAATCTACAAAAATAGAACATGATAAGAAAGTGGCATTGTTGAGGAAGCTGGAAATAAAGGGGGAAGATGAATTAAAGATTGAGAAGACTAAAGCAGATGTAAAGCGTTTGCAATCTCAGATAATGGTTGCATTCCAAGCTGTAGATACAACTTCTGCAGCAATCCTGAAACTAAGAGAAAACGAACTGTATCCCCAACTTGTGGAGCTATCTAAAGG GTTGATGCATATGTGGAGGACTATGTATGAATGTCATCAGGTCCAAGATCACATTGTCCAACAGGTAAAGCATTTGGACAACCCTGCAAGCACGGAACCCACAAGTGATTATCATCGTCATGCAACTATTCAATTGGAAGCACAGGTGACTGCATGGTATGACAGCTTTTGTAGGTTGGTAAAGAGCCACAGAGATTATATGCGTGCTATTAATGGATGGCTAAGGCTCAGTCTCAACCAGTTCAAGAATGAATTTGAAGGGATAATGGAAAATCACCAGCTTTTATATGCTTTATGTGAAGAGTGGCAGCTGGCTTTAGAGAGGTTGCCAGATCAATCAGTTTATGGGGGCATAAGAAGTTTTATGACAGTTGTCCATGGCATAGTAGTACAGCAAGAAGAAGAGTTAAAGCAAGGGAAAAAATCAGAGAGCCTTTCAAAAGAGCTAGAGAAGAAATTGATATCACTGCGCAATCTGGAGAGCAAATACTATAATCCATATGGTACACCAGATGGGAGAGGGACGGATTCTTTGGTACTTAAAAAGGCAAAAATAGAGGCTTTGAAAAGGAGAGTTGAAGAGGAAAAGTCCAAGCATTTGAAGTCCATCAGAGTTAGCAGGGAGATGACCTTGAATAATCTGCAGACAGGCCTTCCAAGTGTATTTCAAGCCATGACTGGTTTCTCTAGTGTTTGCATGCAGGCCTTTGAAACTGTTTACAATCAGGCCAAGAATTTTAACCCTAATCCCTGCATCAAAAGGCTGACTTAG